CCGATCTGGCCGACAACAGCCCCGTGGCGGGCGCGATGGTGGTGCGCCCCTACGGCAGCGCGCTGTGGGAGAACATCGTGCGCTGGCTGGACGACCGCTTCAAGGCCACCGGGCACGAATCGCTGGTCTTCCCCACCCTGATTCCCATGGGTTTTATCACCAGGGAAGCCGACCACGTGGAAGGCTTTGCGCCGGAACTCTTCACGGTCAGCAAGATCGGCACCGAGGAACTCAGCGAGCCCTACGTGATGCGTCCCACCAGCGAAACCATCATCGGGCACATGTGGAGCGGCTGGCTGAACTCGTACCGCGACCTGCCCTTCCTGCATTACCAGTGGGGCAGTGTGTTCCGCGCCGAGCTGCGCACCAAGGCCTTCCTGCGCACCAGCGAATTTTTCTGGCACGAGGGCCACACCGCCCACGCCAACGAACCCGAGGCCCGCGCTGAAGTGCGGCAGATGCTGGACCTGTACCACGAGTTCTGCCGCGACGTGCTGGCCCTGCCCGTGGTGCGCGGTGAGAAAACCGCCTCCGAGCGCTTTGCGGGAGCCGTGGCCACCTACTCCATTGAGGGCATGATGCGCGACGGCAAGGCGCTGCAGTCCGGCACCAGCCACTATCTGGGCCAGAACTTCAGCAAGGCCTTTGACGTGAAGTTCCAGACGCGCGAGCAGAAGGAAGAATTTGCCCACACGACCTCCTGGGCCATTTCCAGCCGCATCATCGGCGCGATCATCATGACGCACGGCGACGACTTCGGGCTGATCATGCCGCCCCGCATCGCGCCCATTCAGGTGGTGGTCATTCCCGTGGGCCGCAAGGACAACTTCGACCAGATGGTGGAAGAGGGCGAGAAACTGGCCGCCGAACTGCGCGCGCAGGGCCTGAAGGTGAAGGTGGACAAGCGCGACGGCGTGACCAACGGCTTCAAGTACAACGACTGGGAGCTCAAGGGCGTGCCCGTGCGCATTGAACTGGGCCCGCGCGATCTGGAGCAGGGCGTGGTCGTGGTGAAAAACCGCAACCGCGACGAGAAGGAAACCCTGGCCCGCGACGAGGCCGTGAGCAGCATGACCGCCCGCCTGGATGAGATTCACGACTGGCTGTATGGGCGCGCCACAGAGTTCCTCCTGACCCGCACCCTGGTGGCCGACAGCTACGACGAGTTCAAGGACGCCATTGAGGGCGGCAACTGGGTGCGCGCCTACCACTGCGCCGACGCGGGGTGCGAAAAGAGCATCAAGGACGACACCAAGGCCACCACCCGCAACGTCCCCCTGGACGACGCCGAGTTCTTCCACGAGCACGGCGAGGGCCCCTGCGTGAAATGTGGCCAGCCGGGCGCGTATGGCAAGCGCGTGATTTTCGGCCGTCAATACTGATAAGGGTTCCGGTTCATCCGTGATGGAGGAACGGGGGAAGCGGCGGGGCTGTCACGGATGATCCGGCATCCGTATGACAGCGAGCCCCAAAGCCATAGAGGGTTGCCCTCAGCCGGCATCCGATACCCCTCTTGAAAACTCCGTCAGCGGCCCCCGACGCGAACTCGCTTCACCCAGTCCACCCAGCACAAAGGACCGCCCCCAGTTTGGGGGCGGTCCTTGGCATCTGTGGCCCTTACCGGCCAGCCAGCAGGGTCCAGATAAAGGGCGAGGCGCCCCAGCCGTACCACAGGTTGGGCAGCAGGCCCAGCACGGTCACGCCCGCCACGCCCAGGGCCACCGCCAGGGTGGTGGCCGGGCGCTGGCCGTGGGCGTATTCGCGCGCCGGGGTGCGGTCGGGCATGAACAGCAGCATGGCGGGGCGCAGATAGTACACCAGCGCCGCCACACTGGTCAGAGCGGCCAGCACGCTCAGCCACACGTAGCCGTTCTGAAACGCCGCCTGGAACACCAGATACTTGCCGAAGAACCCCGCAAAGGGCGGCAGGCCCGCCAGCGAGGCGAGGCAGATGGCGAGACAGACCGCGTAGCCCGGGTGGCGGTAGTACAGCCCGCGCATATCGCTGATCTGGAAGCCCGCCTCGCTGCGTTGCAGGGCGGCCACCACGGCCAGGGCGGCGGCCGTCATCAGGGTGTAGACCAGCAGGTAATAGCTGAGGGCCGCGCCGCCCATCTGCGGCGTGCCCAGCAGCGCCATCGCCAGAAAGCCCGTATGCGCCACCGCCGAGTAGGCCAGCAGGCGCTTGAAGTTGGTCTGGCGCAGCGCGGCCAGATTCCCCACGATCAGCGTGGCGGCAATCAGGATCTGCATGACCGAGTGCCAGCCCGGGGCGTCGGCCAGGGCGCCGGCAAACACGCGCAGCATCCCCGCAAAGGCCGCCACTTTCACCACTGTGCTGAGAAACAGGCTGACGCTGGTGGGCGCGCCGCCGTACACATCCGGCGTCCACTGGTGAAAGGGCGCCAGCGCCACCTTGAAGGCAAAGCCGCACAGCAGCAGCAGCGCCCCGCCCACCAGAATGCCCGCGTTCTGGGGCTGCAGCCCCTGCACCGAGCCCACGCGCTCGGCAATGGCGGCGTAGTTCAGGCTCCCGGTGGCCCCGTACACAAAGGCCAGCCCGTAGATCAGCACGGCGCTGCCGGCGGCGCCCAGCAGGAAATACTTCAGGCCCGCTTCCTCGGCGCGGCGCGAGCCCTGCAGGGTCGCCAGCACGTAGCCCGACAGGCTCATGATCTCCAGGCCAATGAGCATCACGATCAGGTCGCCGGAAAAGGCAATCAGCAGGCAGCCGGTCACGGCGTACATCAGCATGGCGTCGAACTCGGGGAACGAGACCCGGGCGCGCCACGCGGTGTCCAGCGACACCAGCAGGGTCATTAGGGTGCCCACCAGCACCACAAAGGCCAGCAGCAGCGCGGCATTATCGGCGATCAGGCTGCCGCCGAACGCGGTCAGGCCCCGGTTCCATAGCCAGCCCAGGCTGAGGGCCGAGAGCACCGTGGCACCCAGGTTGATAAACGTCAGCGTGCGCCGGCTGACCCAGAAGCCCAGCAGGGTGCTGGAAATGGCGCCGGCCAGCACGATCAGGATGGGCAGCAGCGGCAAAAAGGCGACATCGGGGGGCGTGAGCATGTCAGTTGCCTCCCAGGGCGGCCAGCACGGTACGCACCGCCGGTTGCATGAGGTTCAGGGCCGGGGCGGAATACACCCCAAAGAGAATCAGGACGGCCAGCGGCAGGCCCAGCACCAGCCACTCGGTGTGCACAAGGTCGCGTACGGCCACGCCCCCCCGTGGGCGCGCCTGCCAGAAGGTGGTCTGAAAGGCGGTGAGGGCGTAGGCGGCGGCGGCAATGGTGGTGATCCCGGCGATAAAGGTCAGCCACGGCGACACCTGATAGGCGCCCAGCAGAATCGAGAATTCCCCGACAAACCCGGCCAGCCCCGGCACGGCGATGGACGCGAACCACAGGGCCATCGTCAGACCGCTCAGGGCGCCCGCCTGGGTCATCAGGCCGCCCACGCGCGTTTCCAGACTGCCAATCCGGTCCTGCACCATGCCCACCGAGAG
The window above is part of the Deinococcus aquaedulcis genome. Proteins encoded here:
- the proS gene encoding proline--tRNA ligase, whose protein sequence is MTKDGGKQDKKAAQYGVTPQSTDFNDWYNEVVKKADLADNSPVAGAMVVRPYGSALWENIVRWLDDRFKATGHESLVFPTLIPMGFITREADHVEGFAPELFTVSKIGTEELSEPYVMRPTSETIIGHMWSGWLNSYRDLPFLHYQWGSVFRAELRTKAFLRTSEFFWHEGHTAHANEPEARAEVRQMLDLYHEFCRDVLALPVVRGEKTASERFAGAVATYSIEGMMRDGKALQSGTSHYLGQNFSKAFDVKFQTREQKEEFAHTTSWAISSRIIGAIIMTHGDDFGLIMPPRIAPIQVVVIPVGRKDNFDQMVEEGEKLAAELRAQGLKVKVDKRDGVTNGFKYNDWELKGVPVRIELGPRDLEQGVVVVKNRNRDEKETLARDEAVSSMTARLDEIHDWLYGRATEFLLTRTLVADSYDEFKDAIEGGNWVRAYHCADAGCEKSIKDDTKATTRNVPLDDAEFFHEHGEGPCVKCGQPGAYGKRVIFGRQY
- a CDS encoding NADH-quinone oxidoreductase subunit N — translated: MLTPPDVAFLPLLPILIVLAGAISSTLLGFWVSRRTLTFINLGATVLSALSLGWLWNRGLTAFGGSLIADNAALLLAFVVLVGTLMTLLVSLDTAWRARVSFPEFDAMLMYAVTGCLLIAFSGDLIVMLIGLEIMSLSGYVLATLQGSRRAEEAGLKYFLLGAAGSAVLIYGLAFVYGATGSLNYAAIAERVGSVQGLQPQNAGILVGGALLLLCGFAFKVALAPFHQWTPDVYGGAPTSVSLFLSTVVKVAAFAGMLRVFAGALADAPGWHSVMQILIAATLIVGNLAALRQTNFKRLLAYSAVAHTGFLAMALLGTPQMGGAALSYYLLVYTLMTAAALAVVAALQRSEAGFQISDMRGLYYRHPGYAVCLAICLASLAGLPPFAGFFGKYLVFQAAFQNGYVWLSVLAALTSVAALVYYLRPAMLLFMPDRTPAREYAHGQRPATTLAVALGVAGVTVLGLLPNLWYGWGASPFIWTLLAGR